One window of Acipenser ruthenus chromosome 17, fAciRut3.2 maternal haplotype, whole genome shotgun sequence genomic DNA carries:
- the LOC117422863 gene encoding Golgi integral membrane protein 4-like isoform X2, which yields MGNGMFSRRHKRIFQSLVLLTVIFGLLYGAMLSYEMHKQLKRTEAIAVKYQQHQESLSAQLQVVYEHRSRLEKSLQKERLEHKKAKEDFHVYKLEAQQSLNKDKQDSTSRFNSLNVQHEMLKNQHDELKKRYYGLHEEHQLLREDHNRALTEHKDKYDNLQQEKEIEISKLKENIYNLHEENKHIRKAHQDVHAQLLDVKAQVEVFKQFKETLKKMPSFRQPGLHTPAPEESRKQGEDDQTQYKIHKGGQQPVGNIDDLQQEAPNIGVEREERDHAHPSEHVVHREENRDRRREGFQVQPVEEDHRKELAEEEMEQAGLPEHLDEESDQPQEEEEKEGHQKEEQPPAHAEQEEAGVIHEDINETAKEHGGAQQRLKSAYEEQLDQQRLVARREEEARQLKERQESLHRQRLREQMDRQQQLRDRELQLQREADHKEQILRLQQQQQQQQPRQQPEYENIDADIVQGDEERDIQKQDDGHEHPHVEEGGHEQQDEDPEEEHAKDANPQEDPNNQGEDEFEEAEKEKRNNLPDANAEHKKHLENMAKPEVDEQLVMAGNPDQQEDTLNEQYQEEGEEEVHNDLAEGPKVEQEENEEAYNEENEEGGNIKDPEGPEKEEDSPPGDHLKPESEVIEEENYEEEVEEEEAPGNPNRRAEM from the exons ATGGGGAACGGAATGTTTTCCAGAAGGCATAAGCGTATTTTTCAGTCTCTCGTGCTGCTGACTGTTATTTTTGGACTTCTGTATGGGGCAATGCTGTCCTACGAAATGCACAAACAGCTCAAAAGAACAGAGGCTATAGCTGTAAAATATCAACAGCACCAAGAATCATTATCTGCTCAACTACAAG TTGTATATGAACACAGATCAAGATTAGAAAAGTCATTGCAAAAAGAAAGGCTTGAACACAAAAAGGCTAAAGAAG ATTTCCATGTGTACAAGTTGGAAGCACAGCAATCGCTAAATAAAGATAAG cagGATTCCACGAGCAGGTTTAATTCCCTGAATGTGCAACACGAAATGTTAAAG AATCAACATGACGAACTAAAGAAACGGTACTATGGCCTGCATGAAGAGCACCAGCTGCTGAGAGAGGACCACAACAGAGCATTAACTGAACACAAAGATAAATATGATAACCTGCAGCAAGAGAAGGAGATTGAGATCTCTAAACTGAAAG AAAACATCTATAACCTGCATGAAGAGAATAAGCATATAAGAAAAGCTCATCAAGATGTACATGCTCAGCTCCTGGATGTTaag GCCCAGGTAGAGGTGTTCAAGCAGTTTAAAGAGACCCTTAAAAAAATGCCCAGCTTCAGACAGCCTGGACTCCACACACCAGCACCAGAGGAATCGAGGAAACAAGGGGAGGATGATCAGACTCAATACAAG ATTCACAAGGGAGGACAGCAACCAGTAGGAAACATTGATGACCTCCAACAGGAAGCTCCAAACATTGGGGTCGAGCGCGAAGAACGTGACCACGCACATCCGAGTGAGCATGTTGTTCACCGAGAGGAAAACCGGGACAGGAGGCGGGAGGGCTTTCAGGTGCAGCCGGTGGAGGAGGATCACCGGAAGGAGCTGGCGGAGGAGGAGATGGAGCAGGCTGGGCTGCCAGAGCACCTGGATGAAGAGTCTGACCAACCACAGGAAGAGGAAGAGAAGGAAGGCCACCAGAAAGAGGAGCAGCCCCCAGCACACGCTGAGCAAGAGGAAGCAGGGGTGATTCACGAAGACATAAATGAGACCGCTAAG GAGCACGGCGGTGCACAGCAGCGTTTGAAATCGGCCTACGAGGAGCAGCTGGACCAGCAGCGTTTGGTGGCTCGGCGGGAGGAAGAGGCCCGGCAGCTCAAGGAGCGCCAGGAAAGCCTCCATCGGCAGAGACTGAGGGAGCAGATGGACCGGCAGCAGCAGTTGAGAGACAGGGAGCTGCAGCTGCAGCGGGAAGCTGACCACAAGGAGCAGATCCTgagactgcagcagcagcagcagcagcagcagcccag GCAACAGCCCGAGTATGAAAATATTGATGCTGATATTGTTCAAGGTGATGAAGAGCGGGATATCCAAAAACAGGACG ATGGGCATGAACATCCCCATGTTGAAGAAGGGGGGCATGAGCAGCAGGATGAAGACCCTGAGGAGGAACACGCAAAG GACGCAAACCCACAAGAAGATCCAAACAATCAGGGAGAGGACGAGTTTGAAGAGGCCGAGAAGGAGAAACGCAACAATCTTCCAGATGCAAACGCAGAACACAAGAAGCATCTTGAGAACATGGCCAAACCAGAAGTGGACGAGCAACTTGTG ATGGCTGGAAACCCAGACCAGCAAGAGGACACTCTGAATGAGCAGTAccaggaggagggagaggaagag GTGCACAATGACTTGGCCGAGGGGCCTAAAGTAGAACAAGAAGAGAACGAAGAAGCATATAATGAAGAGAATGAGGAAGGC ggaAACATTAAAGATCCCGAGGGTCCTGAGAAGGAGGAGGATTCCCCCCCAGGGGACCACCTGAAACCAGAATCTGAAGTAATTGAAGAAGAGAATTACGAAGAGGAGGTGGAAGAGGAGGAAGCCCCTGGCAATCCCAATCGACGGGCAGAAATGTGA
- the LOC117422863 gene encoding Golgi integral membrane protein 4-like isoform X1 has protein sequence MGNGMFSRRHKRIFQSLVLLTVIFGLLYGAMLSYEMHKQLKRTEAIAVKYQQHQESLSAQLQVVYEHRSRLEKSLQKERLEHKKAKEDFHVYKLEAQQSLNKDKQDSTSRFNSLNVQHEMLKNQHDELKKRYYGLHEEHQLLREDHNRALTEHKDKYDNLQQEKEIEISKLKENIYNLHEENKHIRKAHQDVHAQLLDVKKQHTDLKFEHEQLALTLDDHKSALAAAQAQVEVFKQFKETLKKMPSFRQPGLHTPAPEESRKQGEDDQTQYKIHKGGQQPVGNIDDLQQEAPNIGVEREERDHAHPSEHVVHREENRDRRREGFQVQPVEEDHRKELAEEEMEQAGLPEHLDEESDQPQEEEEKEGHQKEEQPPAHAEQEEAGVIHEDINETAKEHGGAQQRLKSAYEEQLDQQRLVARREEEARQLKERQESLHRQRLREQMDRQQQLRDRELQLQREADHKEQILRLQQQQQQQQPRQQPEYENIDADIVQGDEERDIQKQDDGHEHPHVEEGGHEQQDEDPEEEHAKDANPQEDPNNQGEDEFEEAEKEKRNNLPDANAEHKKHLENMAKPEVDEQLVMAGNPDQQEDTLNEQYQEEGEEEVHNDLAEGPKVEQEENEEAYNEENEEGGNIKDPEGPEKEEDSPPGDHLKPESEVIEEENYEEEVEEEEAPGNPNRRAEM, from the exons ATGGGGAACGGAATGTTTTCCAGAAGGCATAAGCGTATTTTTCAGTCTCTCGTGCTGCTGACTGTTATTTTTGGACTTCTGTATGGGGCAATGCTGTCCTACGAAATGCACAAACAGCTCAAAAGAACAGAGGCTATAGCTGTAAAATATCAACAGCACCAAGAATCATTATCTGCTCAACTACAAG TTGTATATGAACACAGATCAAGATTAGAAAAGTCATTGCAAAAAGAAAGGCTTGAACACAAAAAGGCTAAAGAAG ATTTCCATGTGTACAAGTTGGAAGCACAGCAATCGCTAAATAAAGATAAG cagGATTCCACGAGCAGGTTTAATTCCCTGAATGTGCAACACGAAATGTTAAAG AATCAACATGACGAACTAAAGAAACGGTACTATGGCCTGCATGAAGAGCACCAGCTGCTGAGAGAGGACCACAACAGAGCATTAACTGAACACAAAGATAAATATGATAACCTGCAGCAAGAGAAGGAGATTGAGATCTCTAAACTGAAAG AAAACATCTATAACCTGCATGAAGAGAATAAGCATATAAGAAAAGCTCATCAAGATGTACATGCTCAGCTCCTGGATGTTaag AAACAACACACGGATTTAAAATTTGAACACGAACAACTTGCACTGACTTTAGATGATCACAAGAGTGCACTGGCTGCTGCACAG GCCCAGGTAGAGGTGTTCAAGCAGTTTAAAGAGACCCTTAAAAAAATGCCCAGCTTCAGACAGCCTGGACTCCACACACCAGCACCAGAGGAATCGAGGAAACAAGGGGAGGATGATCAGACTCAATACAAG ATTCACAAGGGAGGACAGCAACCAGTAGGAAACATTGATGACCTCCAACAGGAAGCTCCAAACATTGGGGTCGAGCGCGAAGAACGTGACCACGCACATCCGAGTGAGCATGTTGTTCACCGAGAGGAAAACCGGGACAGGAGGCGGGAGGGCTTTCAGGTGCAGCCGGTGGAGGAGGATCACCGGAAGGAGCTGGCGGAGGAGGAGATGGAGCAGGCTGGGCTGCCAGAGCACCTGGATGAAGAGTCTGACCAACCACAGGAAGAGGAAGAGAAGGAAGGCCACCAGAAAGAGGAGCAGCCCCCAGCACACGCTGAGCAAGAGGAAGCAGGGGTGATTCACGAAGACATAAATGAGACCGCTAAG GAGCACGGCGGTGCACAGCAGCGTTTGAAATCGGCCTACGAGGAGCAGCTGGACCAGCAGCGTTTGGTGGCTCGGCGGGAGGAAGAGGCCCGGCAGCTCAAGGAGCGCCAGGAAAGCCTCCATCGGCAGAGACTGAGGGAGCAGATGGACCGGCAGCAGCAGTTGAGAGACAGGGAGCTGCAGCTGCAGCGGGAAGCTGACCACAAGGAGCAGATCCTgagactgcagcagcagcagcagcagcagcagcccag GCAACAGCCCGAGTATGAAAATATTGATGCTGATATTGTTCAAGGTGATGAAGAGCGGGATATCCAAAAACAGGACG ATGGGCATGAACATCCCCATGTTGAAGAAGGGGGGCATGAGCAGCAGGATGAAGACCCTGAGGAGGAACACGCAAAG GACGCAAACCCACAAGAAGATCCAAACAATCAGGGAGAGGACGAGTTTGAAGAGGCCGAGAAGGAGAAACGCAACAATCTTCCAGATGCAAACGCAGAACACAAGAAGCATCTTGAGAACATGGCCAAACCAGAAGTGGACGAGCAACTTGTG ATGGCTGGAAACCCAGACCAGCAAGAGGACACTCTGAATGAGCAGTAccaggaggagggagaggaagag GTGCACAATGACTTGGCCGAGGGGCCTAAAGTAGAACAAGAAGAGAACGAAGAAGCATATAATGAAGAGAATGAGGAAGGC ggaAACATTAAAGATCCCGAGGGTCCTGAGAAGGAGGAGGATTCCCCCCCAGGGGACCACCTGAAACCAGAATCTGAAGTAATTGAAGAAGAGAATTACGAAGAGGAGGTGGAAGAGGAGGAAGCCCCTGGCAATCCCAATCGACGGGCAGAAATGTGA